In Methanomicrobium antiquum, one DNA window encodes the following:
- a CDS encoding 4Fe-4S binding protein: MKNINLRRTMIVISAFLMPFTIFFMSPAVILMAASEGIINSSALVFLLIFIVSLFTGRIWCGWLCPAGGMQELIGSGCEKKPSDGFLNYFKYILFAIWATMILILFVMAGGINGVNPMYGTEGGIFPKIMYVYLILLAIFVISTFILGGRSMCRYFCPMSVIMIIGRKIGNILNLPGLRLKTEPEKCIDCGLCNKACPVGISVSEMVKNNDSNTNDCIMCGSCADSCKKGAVTFGFSKNK; this comes from the coding sequence TGATTGTAATTTCAGCATTTTTAATGCCGTTTACAATCTTTTTTATGTCGCCGGCAGTAATTTTAATGGCCGCGTCAGAGGGGATAATAAATTCAAGTGCTCTTGTATTTTTGCTTATATTTATTGTTTCTTTATTTACCGGAAGAATCTGGTGCGGATGGTTGTGTCCTGCCGGCGGAATGCAGGAATTAATTGGTAGTGGCTGTGAAAAGAAGCCTTCAGATGGATTTCTTAATTATTTCAAGTACATATTATTTGCCATCTGGGCAACTATGATTCTCATTTTGTTTGTCATGGCAGGCGGAATTAATGGTGTTAATCCAATGTATGGCACAGAGGGGGGAATTTTCCCTAAGATTATGTATGTCTATCTTATTTTACTGGCAATATTTGTTATATCCACCTTTATATTAGGAGGACGTTCAATGTGCAGGTATTTCTGCCCGATGTCAGTCATAATGATTATCGGAAGAAAAATTGGAAATATCCTTAATCTTCCCGGATTGCGGCTAAAAACCGAGCCTGAAAAATGTATTGATTGTGGACTTTGCAACAAGGCATGTCCTGTTGGCATTTCTGTATCTGAAATGGTAAAAAACAATGATTCCAATACAAATGACTGCATTATGTGTGGTTCATGTGCAGATTCCTGCAAAAAAGGTGCCGTCACATTTGGATTTTCTAAAAATAAGTAA
- the yaaA gene encoding peroxide stress protein YaaA → MYNKWIDAYNSFNWVVDLTKYRDKNSYPDFFNSKIDLKNLNLLEKKFQNAINNPENNFDERIVAGEILFWKLNSKRDVNTKTSDFIRHLSYIRQDKAIVWEKFAESISSLSKEPTFENFNNFCNLCNMPSGYALPITFLSFYDPAEYPIADRRIAKWWHDNKDKFGYKESTNFLTTEDGGISGSFYNREANWNTYLQWTDFSRKCAKKLTTLTNFDWTPRMVEIAVWTAAGSDKISLEPLDKPEDNFEGDQDNLASNEKKPTKSPVLILFIDSFHKLSGGSSEYDMKNALINSIDDEAIRSKFIKTRDEILLNLSNNEIHWYKCEQEIEKYNNYLVKGRDFGGQTPANYLPAIKRFDGQFYKELGEEGKSGILSSNHHFMILSACYGLLLPKESIQNYACQFGQKNSAYYLWTKSKLITEVMAEYIRKNNIKRIFDFTYCDVISYHFSIDWEYLKENTNIDVIHCYHSLAEGDKALRDFGKFIKDHILSRKASELLEMKTGIIDNIVLSPKIEVKDTDDSLDVTVENLINIGECETIEFKKGVFRSAKYDGYPGFVYDDDPNFIFEKNNSMFSIAKTIVAFLNTNGGTLLIGVEELKEEGDICKTHSITNEYSKLQDKNLDGYKRKIIDDIIDKMIYPKDIITHFSKYLNISFEEVKGDTVCRIHVKKSDIPFYAIAFYNNERQKAHFYKRTDSETREVYFQFTGEYILKHFCKKN, encoded by the coding sequence ATGTACAACAAATGGATAGATGCATATAATTCTTTTAACTGGGTTGTAGACCTTACAAAGTACAGAGATAAAAACTCTTACCCTGATTTTTTCAATTCAAAAATTGATCTTAAAAATCTAAATTTGTTGGAAAAAAAGTTTCAGAACGCGATTAATAACCCTGAAAATAATTTTGATGAGAGAATTGTTGCCGGAGAAATATTGTTCTGGAAACTGAATTCTAAACGTGATGTTAACACGAAAACATCAGACTTTATCAGGCACTTATCATATATAAGGCAGGATAAGGCTATTGTTTGGGAGAAATTCGCAGAATCGATTTCATCGCTAAGTAAAGAACCAACGTTTGAAAATTTTAATAATTTTTGTAATCTATGTAACATGCCTTCCGGGTATGCATTACCAATAACATTCCTTTCTTTTTATGACCCTGCTGAATATCCTATTGCTGACAGAAGAATTGCAAAATGGTGGCATGATAATAAAGACAAATTTGGATATAAAGAATCGACAAACTTTCTTACAACAGAAGATGGAGGTATATCTGGATCTTTCTATAATCGTGAGGCAAATTGGAATACCTATTTGCAATGGACTGATTTTAGCAGAAAGTGTGCAAAAAAATTGACCACTCTTACTAATTTTGACTGGACTCCCCGGATGGTCGAAATAGCAGTGTGGACAGCAGCAGGTTCCGATAAAATTTCTCTGGAACCCCTTGATAAACCGGAAGATAATTTTGAAGGTGATCAGGACAATTTAGCTTCTAACGAAAAAAAGCCAACCAAGAGTCCCGTCCTCATTCTTTTTATTGATTCTTTTCATAAATTATCCGGCGGCTCATCAGAATATGACATGAAAAATGCATTAATTAATTCAATTGATGATGAAGCAATCCGTTCAAAATTTATTAAAACAAGAGATGAAATTTTATTAAATCTATCAAATAATGAAATCCACTGGTACAAATGCGAGCAGGAAATAGAAAAATATAATAATTACCTTGTAAAAGGCAGAGATTTTGGTGGTCAGACTCCTGCAAATTATCTTCCTGCAATAAAGAGATTTGACGGACAATTTTATAAGGAACTTGGAGAAGAAGGCAAATCAGGGATTTTATCATCAAATCATCATTTTATGATATTATCTGCATGTTATGGTCTTTTACTACCAAAAGAATCTATTCAGAATTATGCCTGCCAGTTCGGTCAGAAAAACAGTGCATATTACCTTTGGACAAAATCTAAGCTTATAACTGAGGTTATGGCTGAATATATTCGGAAAAACAACATTAAACGTATTTTTGACTTTACTTACTGTGATGTAATAAGTTACCATTTCTCTATTGACTGGGAATATCTGAAGGAAAATACAAACATTGATGTTATTCATTGTTATCACTCTCTTGCAGAAGGTGACAAAGCATTAAGAGATTTTGGAAAATTTATCAAAGATCATATACTCTCTCGGAAAGCTTCCGAACTGCTTGAAATGAAAACCGGCATTATTGATAACATTGTTCTTTCTCCAAAAATAGAGGTGAAAGATACAGATGATTCTTTGGATGTTACAGTGGAAAATCTCATTAATATTGGCGAATGTGAAACAATTGAATTTAAGAAGGGAGTATTTCGCAGTGCAAAATATGATGGATATCCTGGATTTGTCTATGATGATGATCCTAATTTTATATTTGAAAAGAACAACAGCATGTTTTCTATTGCAAAAACAATTGTTGCTTTTCTGAATACAAACGGAGGAACTCTTTTAATAGGCGTTGAAGAATTGAAGGAAGAAGGCGATATCTGTAAAACTCACAGTATTACAAATGAATATTCAAAACTTCAGGATAAAAATTTGGATGGCTATAAAAGAAAGATCATTGATGATATCATTGATAAAATGATATATCCAAAGGATATTATCACTCATTTTAGTAAATATCTGAATATATCTTTTGAAGAAGTCAAAGGGGATACTGTATGCCGGATTCATGTTAAAAAATCAGATATTCCATTTTATGCTATTGCATTTTACAATAATGAAAGACAGAAAGCCCATTTTTATAAAAGAACAGACTCCGAAACAAGGGAGGTTTATTTCCAGTTTACAGGTGAGTATATTTTAAAGCACTTTTGTAAGAAAAACTAA
- a CDS encoding type I restriction-modification system subunit M: MSNLSANISEKANLIWSIADKLTGTYKPHEYGEVILPLTVIRRFDCVLADTKDAVLAKNETMKAVALKDEFLKKASGYSFYNTSKFTFQKLLDDPDNIEANFKNYLNGFSPNVQEIIEKFKFDAHITTMAKKGILYNVLKEYTTSKGYLHPSHISNLEMGYIFEEIIRRFSESHNEDAGQHYTPREVIELMVNILFTDDNDILSGKNITKTLYDPACGTGGMLSVATEYLHRLNSGAKLIGFGQELNDHTFAICKADLLIKGDSADQIKNGNTLSDDQCADMQFDYILSNPPFGREWKNEKNAVEKEAKLGFAGRFGPGLPAIGDSQMLFLLTAISKMKDSGSRVAIIHNGSPLFSGDAGSGPSEIRKYILEHDLLDAIIALPNDLFYNTGIATYVWILSNKKPAKRKGKVQLINANQMFVKRRKSLGNKRNDISQDAISEITKIYGEFKENDVCKIFNNDDFGYHKITVERPLLDENKKPVLSKGKPKPDSSLRDTENIPLTEDISEYFKREVLPFAPDAWIDEKKTKVGYEISFTRYFYKYTAPRPSSEIMKEILELECELEGSLAEIFQK; this comes from the coding sequence ATGAGTAATCTAAGTGCTAACATAAGTGAAAAAGCCAATCTTATCTGGTCAATTGCGGACAAATTAACCGGTACATACAAACCACATGAATATGGAGAAGTAATTCTTCCCCTGACTGTAATAAGGCGTTTTGACTGTGTACTTGCGGACACAAAAGACGCTGTTCTTGCAAAGAACGAGACAATGAAAGCGGTTGCTTTGAAAGATGAATTTCTGAAAAAAGCATCAGGCTACTCATTTTATAATACAAGCAAATTTACTTTTCAAAAATTATTAGATGATCCGGACAACATTGAGGCAAACTTCAAAAATTATCTCAACGGCTTTTCTCCCAATGTGCAGGAAATAATTGAGAAGTTCAAATTTGATGCACACATTACAACGATGGCAAAAAAGGGCATTTTGTATAATGTTTTAAAGGAATATACAACATCAAAAGGATACCTCCACCCCTCACACATCTCAAACCTTGAGATGGGCTATATCTTTGAAGAAATTATCCGGCGTTTTTCAGAGTCTCATAATGAGGATGCCGGACAGCACTACACTCCCCGTGAAGTCATTGAACTGATGGTAAACATTCTGTTTACTGATGATAATGATATTTTGTCCGGCAAAAACATCACAAAGACACTTTATGATCCGGCCTGCGGTACAGGCGGTATGCTTTCGGTTGCCACCGAATACCTGCACAGATTAAATTCGGGTGCAAAACTTATCGGTTTTGGTCAGGAATTAAATGATCATACGTTTGCTATCTGCAAGGCCGATCTTTTAATTAAAGGTGATAGTGCAGACCAGATCAAAAACGGAAACACTCTTTCCGATGATCAGTGCGCCGATATGCAGTTTGACTATATCCTCTCAAATCCTCCTTTTGGCAGGGAATGGAAAAATGAAAAAAATGCGGTTGAAAAAGAGGCCAAACTGGGTTTTGCCGGTCGCTTCGGCCCGGGGCTTCCTGCTATCGGTGACAGTCAGATGCTCTTTTTACTGACAGCAATCTCGAAGATGAAGGATTCAGGATCAAGGGTTGCAATAATTCACAACGGATCACCGCTCTTCTCAGGCGATGCCGGTTCAGGCCCGTCTGAGATCAGAAAATATATTCTGGAACATGACCTTCTTGATGCGATAATTGCTCTTCCAAATGACTTATTTTATAATACAGGAATTGCGACTTACGTCTGGATTTTGTCAAACAAGAAGCCTGCGAAAAGAAAAGGCAAAGTTCAGCTCATAAACGCAAACCAGATGTTTGTCAAACGCAGGAAATCGCTTGGAAACAAGAGAAACGATATCTCGCAGGATGCTATTTCAGAGATAACAAAGATTTACGGCGAATTTAAAGAGAATGACGTCTGTAAAATCTTTAATAATGATGATTTCGGCTACCACAAAATAACTGTTGAAAGACCCCTTCTTGATGAGAACAAAAAGCCTGTTCTTTCAAAGGGAAAACCAAAGCCTGATTCATCATTGCGTGACACAGAAAACATACCCTTAACAGAGGACATTTCAGAGTATTTTAAGCGTGAAGTCCTCCCATTTGCACCGGATGCATGGATTGACGAGAAGAAAACAAAAGTCGGTTATGAAATTTCCTTCACCCGCTATTTCTACAAATACACTGCACCAAGACCAAGCAGTGAAATAATGAAAGAAATCTTAGAGCTTGAATGCGAGCTTGAAGGAAGTCTTGCGGAGATTTTTCAGAAATGA
- a CDS encoding PDDEXK nuclease domain-containing protein — MNEDNPALPSDEVYLNIRRSVITAQRQVYAAVNFAMVQTYWEIGEQIYYACGENFRAEYGKNLLKFLSEKLTEEFGNNYSDRNLRYMRQFYATFPIRNALRSELSWTHYRLLMRISDENARDFYMDECAKSDWSSRQLERQINSFFYERLLASRDKEDVIKEAESNGLKTEYERIIKDPYVLEFLNLEANPKFYEKDLEEALITNLQKFLLELGRGFSFVSRQKRISFDGRHFYIDLVFYNYILKCFVLIDLKLGDLTHQDLGQMQMYVNYYTREMRTEGDNPPVGVVLCADKSDAVVKYTLPEDNSQIFASKYMLYMPTEEEFKRELNLDSFRKMSRDNPKDEGDDA, encoded by the coding sequence ATGAATGAGGATAATCCGGCACTTCCTTCGGATGAGGTTTACTTAAATATCCGCAGGAGTGTTATTACTGCTCAGAGGCAGGTTTACGCTGCTGTAAATTTTGCAATGGTGCAGACATACTGGGAGATTGGTGAGCAGATTTACTATGCATGCGGGGAGAATTTTCGTGCGGAATACGGGAAGAATCTTTTAAAATTTTTGTCTGAAAAACTCACAGAGGAGTTTGGGAATAATTATTCTGATCGAAATCTCCGTTATATGAGGCAGTTTTATGCAACATTTCCAATCCGGAACGCACTGCGTTCCGAATTAAGCTGGACGCATTACCGGCTTTTAATGCGGATTTCGGATGAAAACGCCCGTGATTTCTATATGGATGAATGTGCTAAATCAGACTGGAGTTCAAGACAGCTTGAGCGGCAGATTAATTCATTTTTCTATGAGCGGCTTCTTGCAAGCAGGGATAAGGAGGATGTCATAAAAGAGGCTGAATCAAACGGGTTGAAAACGGAGTATGAGCGTATTATAAAAGACCCTTATGTTCTGGAGTTTTTAAACCTTGAAGCGAACCCGAAATTCTATGAAAAGGATTTGGAAGAGGCTCTGATTACAAACCTGCAAAAGTTTCTGCTTGAACTTGGACGCGGATTTTCGTTTGTATCTCGGCAGAAGAGAATTTCCTTTGACGGACGCCACTTCTATATCGATCTTGTCTTTTACAACTACATCCTGAAGTGCTTTGTTTTAATTGACCTGAAGCTTGGCGATCTTACTCATCAGGACTTGGGTCAGATGCAGATGTATGTCAACTACTACACCCGCGAGATGAGAACGGAGGGCGACAACCCTCCTGTGGGAGTTGTTCTGTGTGCCGACAAAAGCGATGCTGTTGTAAAATACACACTTCCGGAGGACAATTCACAGATCTTTGCATCAAAATACATGCTTTACATGCCGACAGAAGAAGAATTTAAGCGGGAGTTAAACCTCGATAGCTTCCGGAAGATGAGCAGAGACAATCCAAAAGATGAGGGTGATGACGCATGA
- a CDS encoding restriction endonuclease subunit S, whose product MRAMKDSGIEWIGEIPVGWEIRRLRFLCQIITGDKDTINKKEDGLYPFYVRSPNIERIDSYTFDGEAILMAGDGVGAGKVFHYVNGKFDYHQRVYNLHFFKDISGKYLYYYLKENFWKKIEESNAKSTVDSVRLPMLLDFPVALGELPEQTRIASFLDNKCTAIDASIEKQRASIDKLKEYRQVVITNAVTKGLNPDVPMKDSGVEWIGEIPEGWDVVKLKWLARMKSGESITSNIIDNDSTYPVYGGNGLRGYAKSFTHNGSYILIGRQGALCGNVHIVKGNFWASEHAIVTYELITLDQKWLFYILSAMNLNQYSTSAAQPGLAVEQIQRLSTLLPPISEQHEIAAYLDQKCTAIDEAVSKKETLIKKLEEYKKSLIYEAVTGKIEIPELSA is encoded by the coding sequence ATGAGGGCAATGAAGGATTCCGGGATTGAGTGGATTGGCGAGATTCCGGTGGGGTGGGAAATAAGACGGCTTAGATTTTTATGCCAAATAATTACAGGAGATAAAGATACAATAAACAAAAAAGAGGATGGATTATATCCATTCTATGTTCGTTCTCCAAATATTGAAAGGATTGATTCTTACACTTTTGACGGAGAAGCAATACTGATGGCAGGTGATGGTGTTGGTGCTGGAAAAGTGTTTCACTATGTAAATGGCAAATTTGACTATCATCAACGAGTGTATAATCTTCATTTTTTTAAAGATATTTCAGGAAAATATCTATATTATTACTTAAAAGAAAATTTTTGGAAAAAAATTGAAGAGAGTAATGCAAAATCTACTGTTGACTCCGTTAGACTTCCAATGCTTCTTGATTTTCCTGTTGCTTTAGGTGAGCTTCCAGAACAAACCCGCATCGCCTCTTTCCTTGACAATAAATGCACCGCAATTGACGCTTCAATCGAAAAACAGCGGGCTTCAATTGATAAGCTGAAGGAATACCGGCAGGTAGTGATAACAAATGCTGTGACAAAGGGTCTGAATCCGGATGTTCCAATGAAGGATTCCGGGGTTGAGTGGATTGGGGAAATTCCGGAAGGGTGGGATGTTGTAAAGTTAAAATGGCTTGCAAGGATGAAAAGTGGTGAAAGTATTACCTCTAATATCATTGATAATGATAGTACCTATCCAGTATATGGAGGAAATGGATTAAGAGGATATGCTAAATCTTTTACACACAATGGCTCTTATATCTTGATTGGAAGACAAGGAGCACTTTGTGGAAATGTTCACATTGTAAAAGGAAATTTTTGGGCATCTGAACATGCAATTGTAACATATGAGTTAATTACATTGGATCAAAAATGGTTGTTCTACATTCTTTCTGCTATGAATTTGAATCAATATTCAACTTCAGCAGCCCAGCCGGGTCTTGCAGTTGAACAAATTCAAAGGTTGTCTACTTTATTACCTCCGATTTCAGAACAACATGAAATCGCTGCCTATCTTGATCAAAAATGCACCGCAATTGATGAAGCAGTATCCAAAAAAGAAACTCTCATCAAAAAACTTGAGGAGTATAAGAAATCCTTAATCTATGAGGCTGTGACCGGTAAGATTGAAATTCCGGAATTATCAGCCTGA